tcaccggccttagaatcagatgcagggcgggatttgcgctgaacgcggagacttacgccaattaatatgttcgtttggaaacatgaaaatgtacctcggttccgcacacaaaatactGCATTCGGTCATtccgtgcaccgtaccgaaagccctgtaccgaaacagtcCAGTataaatacacgtaccgttacacccctaaaatatatatatatattaacattttttatctaattaattacatgtggTGAGTAATTCATTGaattaatcacacatcaaatttggagaaattactcccaaaagataatttaaagtcattgttgtgtaaagcatcagacaggcattacaaaaagaaggttcagaaataaatattttgtttgataaaactgATTACACACAGCCTACTCTTTTGGActatgtgagtaaatgatgagagaattgtaATTTTCGGTTGGgtgaattataattataataatttattttcttaattttattatcattactatgaaaatatgaaattatttctttaatgaaattatactctaaataataaactaaaactgccagtaggtggtggtaaatgtcttaatgattaagtcatcgagtcattattcattcatttgattcgttcaaatggctgattcattcaggagtgaagtaaatggttctttatgaatggtccATTAACTCAtgaggcttgttcgacttgaagtggATCATCACCATCAGCCCGATcggtgtgacatcaaagaaccgcaagagcttagagagcagacgactccttgtgcttcTGAATCTCTcttgcagtactttgatgtcatacaccgatcggtctgtgcagtgcCACCTCAAAGCCAATGCGACTATGGCCAGTGGTTCAGcgtgccaaatggttcaccaaattcgttTAAAACATGGATTTAGAAATGAAGCCGCTGTGGGTTGTTcggagatgaacagttctgctctgtctttatcttctggctggcaaaattaagcaaaacagacaacattgtgtataaaataacaaaatattaacttcttaatgaactgttgtataagatgagtatcacatttgcaggGCTCTCAAGTGTCACGCATTGAGCGTGACAGTCACTCATTTCGGTCTTTTGTCACGCACTCCCGTcacacattgtatttctcacgcagaaaaactatttataatatatttaatatgccgCAGCGCCCAAAAGTTATCTGGTCGCGCCACTCTCACTATGGAAACCGGCAGGAATCAAGCGCGTCTCCCCTGGACTGAGTTCTTAATCGAGTCTGCCACTTATCAgccaatcaaaaaaaaagaaataggctaCACAATAGCCAATCAGAAAATAGCACTTTTGTATCTGGGTAAGATTTTTTTACAGCCTGTTCACTGACAACATCTGCTCAGAACAAGTAACGTTAGTCTAGGCCTAGTCATATTTTCGTTATCACACGACATATtgtcacattataaatgtatctCTCTCCAATaggctaaataattttattagcactaaattaattaaagtgtATTGCATTGTCGATGTTATAGGTAAATTTTAAAatcatgtcatattttataattatataatcctGGCCATGGATGCATTAATCATTGCATCTGTCTTTCAAAGATGTCAGGTAAAAGGCAACTAAGCATCCTTTTCATTCACCCTGAGAGGAAAGCCCCCCCAAAAAGAGCAGGTTACAGGATGCTGGCCCAGAGAAGGTGGCGAAAATGGTAGGAGTCCAAAAAGGCAACAAACACTTACAACAAACAACACCAgtcataatctctctctctctctctcacactcaaacacacacacacacaaaaattttaTGAATGGAAATTGAATAAACACTTTGTATTTGGTTAAATTGTCAGTGTCATGTGTCAAATATTTTCttcttggggggtggggggtggggtgggggggtgtcACTCTTGCCTATCTTAAAAACTTGAGAGCCCTGCATTTGCACTCTTGTGATActgcacttagcctacttcttatgtgatatttcttaactaggCCTATGTGTtgtaaatatgagacacattCTCAAACGGGCGTTTTGCCCCAAATCTTGGattttagggacattttctaAGCTCCATTAAGCAGTAAAttgttgctctgcctcatattagtcatcaatcgactgtatgaaatggcagatgatccacataggtctggggcggggcaatgtgcgttaaatgcgttaataatATTAGGTAacgcgttatttttctccataattgactaatctaattaacgcgttaaataaccagccctaatatatatatatatatatatatatatatatatatatatatatatatatatatatatatatatatatatatatagctataattttactgttttttttaacgtCATCGTGCAATCGTGACGGCATCCTGTGAGAGATGCAGTAATCACAGCTGCCTGTCATGACAGCAGGGCGGAGATTAACAGGCTTTTTAAAACTATTCTTCGATTGGCTTGAGCTTTGGCCAACACTGAGTGAGATGATCAAAACCCCCATCAAGCCCCATCATGTCTGACTGATCTTTACCACAACTGATATCTGCAGAAATGTGCTGATCTAAACTCCTGTTGCTCTTGAACTCCAGAAGGTAAGCTTCGGTTTAGTTATGTGGCGATATCTTTTTTTAACAGTTGCTAAAACTATTATTGCAGTCATTAGAAACGAGTAGTTACTTCTGTGCAAATGTCAGTTTTAGGCATTTTTTATTGAGTAGCTATTTTAACTTGTTTGACAGTTGTCAAATTTAATTTTATGCTATCAGTTTAACAGTGGTGAATTatgctttgtttattttaatgataGATTCATTATCTTTCAATGTgcatcaatttaataataatattattatatagtattttgtGGAACGCTTTTTCGAGattcataattatatatttatattatgtttatttatgtttaaattacaatattacaatgttttaaaaaaatcatattatagCAGACAACACTCTATTGTTCTCCTCAGAACAAAAGACAAATCAAGTGTGTTTATTCGTGTAATCTGTTTCCATCCACCTATATAAACCTTGTTTTGTAATTCCACCtgagcaaaataaataagcacAAGTTTATCTTAGCAAgttacaaaataatgaaaaagacattcaaataaaatataactatatCTGGGATGAAGCCCCTTCTTGATGTGTATTTTATGATAAATTATCAGCTTTCTCTATATGTCTCAATGACATCATACAATTTATAGCCTTGAATcagttattaaataattattttaaatatttattcattaatttgtttTCCTTTCTACTCAGATACTGAATTTTGTATTGTGTTTTGTTGAGCTTATGTTTTGCATTTTAGTTTTAaccttttcatttaatgtttacttTTATTGTCCTATAGTGTGACTCTTAATTCAGTTGATTTCAAAACTTGTTTCTGTTCGTGTATTGGATCTATTTagataatataaattacattgaTGGAATTGAAGACCAAATGTGGCTCCTTCGCTGTATAAACCATCCTCTCATTTTAAACTGTCCTTACACTAAACTTCATCTAAAACTTCTTGAAACAGAATTTTTTCCccatcattttattataattaccgTGGATGTTTTTTTAATGACCTCATGTTTATTAACAAACTATACCTGTAAATGGAACATTCATACTTTTAAAAGTGTATTTGTCCATGTTCATATGTCAACTAAATATTCATCTAATAGTtgacatattatatattatatatttggtaTTATATATGTGGTGTATAATTCTCTAACTGAATATGTAGCTCTAATCTGAACATCTGTGTTTCTGGACAGCTCTGCAAGTTCAAAGGATAAATTACCTTACATGCATGGAAATATTTTTCTTGATCTTGACAGTTAATCTTTAAAGCCCTGTAATGTCACCGTTCATAAATAATCATTTTCTTTGTGCAAACTGAATAGATTGGCCTCTCATTCCTCAGACTCATTTCTTCAGATCTCATACTTTGTCTATATGTTATTTCTATAGCCGTGCTTTGCCGATGAGGTCCACTTAATCCACAGAAGAGGAGAGATCCTCGTAGCCTCAgcgaaaacagttttttttggaGTGGTCATCCCAATGCTTGCTTGATTCCAAGGTATTAAAGATTTTCGTTTGTGTGGTGGCACATGTGAGAGGTCGAAAGTGTTTCTCCAACGAGTCTACCAAAAACTCAGACTGTTTTCCAAAGCAGACGAGTCTCAACCACCTCCTACGGCGGTGATGGGAAGTGTGAGAACACACCGGTACAGCATAGTTTCCTCTGAGGAAGGCGGGATGAAGCTGTCCCCTATTGCCATGCAAAATGGCTACGGCAATGGAAATGTGGGCGGCAAAGTGCACATGCAGCAGCAAGAGCAAACCCGCTTCGTCAACAAGGACGGACACTGCAATGTGCAGTTCATCAACATGAGTGAAAAAGGTCAGCGCTACCTGGCCGATATCTTCACGACGTGCGTTGACATCCGCTGGCGTTGGATGATGGTCCTCTTCTGCCTCTCCTTCCTATTGTCCTGGCTTCTTTTCGGAGTAATTTTCTGGCTCATTGCACTTTTGTCTGGGGAGTCTGAGAATCAAGAGCAGATATGCATTTCGAATGTTGATAGCTTCACAGCAGCATTTCTGTTTTCCGTGGAGACACAAACAACTATTGGTTATGGCTACCGATATGTAACAGAGGACTGCAGCATTGCTGTCTTCATGGTGGTTTTCCAGAGCATCTTGGGATGCATCATTGATGCCTTCATCATTGGTGCAGTCATGGCTAAGATGGCCAAGCCTAAGAAAAGAAATGAAACGCTTGTGTTCAGTCACTATGCCACAATAGCTATGAGAGATGGTAAACTGTGTCTAATGTGGAGGGTCGGGAATCTCCGGAAAAGCCACTTGGTGGAAGCTCATGTTCGTGCCCAGCTGCTCAAATCTCGCACAACTGCTGAAGGCGAGTTCATCCCGCTGGATCAGATAGACATTGATGTCGGATTTGACACTGGTATTGACCGCATATTTTTAGTGTCCCATATCACCATTGTGCATGAGATTTCTGAGGACAGTCCTTTCTATGATATGAGCAAACAGGAACTGGAAAGTTCGGGGCTGGAGATTGTGGTGATTTTGGAGGGCATGGTGGAAGCTACGTCTATGACCACTCAGTGTCGGAGCTCTTACGTTACGAGTGAAATCCTGTGGGGTCATCTCTTTGAGCCGGTCCTTTTTGAGGAGAAAAACCATTACAAGGTGGACTACTCACGCTTCGAGAACACCTATGAGGTTCTCAGCACACCTCAATGCAGCGCTCGAGATTTGGCCAAAAAAAAGTACGTAAGGTCTAGCTCCAACTCTTTTTGTTATGAGAATGAAGTAGCATTCATGGATAAAGAGGAAAcagaggatgacgacgatgatgatgatgataaagacCAGAAGAACATCAGAAGGGACAGCATGCTCTTGGAAGGATCTAATATTGATGATGTCAAAAGCACAGTTTCCAGTCAGGATTCTTTACCACTACAACTCAAACCTTCAAGACAACAGCCTGAGTTATGACTGATTTAAGAAAGACTTTTTTTGTTGACTATTTGGTGTGTAGCATAAAAGGGTGTTTTGCTGctattttaaaagcaaaatgttGTCAGGAACCTCAAAAGTCTGGATTGCAGATGTTGTAACTCACTTAGCCTTGTTATCTAAGAAGACAGATCAACAAGCATTAACTTTCAAATCAACCCTGACAGTCTATAtgcatttaatttgtaatatagACTAGAGCAGCACATATTGAAGATAATATAAGCAAGGAACAGAAAAATACATTACATAACTTTTGCACAAAGTTTTCACCTGGTTTTTATAGATTTTGGGCAGTCAGActggtcaaataaaaaaatggcagTGCATTAggtcacagattttttttttctttttttcatccaGTCAGAAAATACAACGTTTGATATTTTGACCTAATTTTAGAAAACgcattgttttatttgttacaCAGTGCTACCAGTCTATTTAACTTAGTTTCCTGGCCACCATTCTtggatgcatttttttatttcactgagcttgtcacaatgcattctgggattgctttCTTCATTAAGgatacatttggccaaaataagGTATAGGCTACCTAAGGGAGTAGCATAATGCTGTTACCTACCTACTTTGGGAACAGCTTTCACAGCTGAAGCCAGTCTATGATGCTGTCTAGGTATGTAGCTTTTGGAGCAGAGGATATCCAaattcagtcctggagggccactgtcctgcagagtttagctccaattgGGGTCTAATTTGAGTTGGATCTAAGGAcaatggccctccaggagcaggtttTGACATCCCTGACTTTGCAGGACAGAGGTTTTTGTTGGATTGTCCCCCGCACACAGGATTTTAATAGCATGTTTAAGAAAATACCTTGTGCAAAAACCAGAGATAAAATTATGTTTGACTTCAAAAGCAGAGGTGATGAAATGATGGCTGTAGTGAAAATGAGAACCAAATGTTTCCTTTTGATCTGGTCAATGCCATTACATCTACAAtacaggaacacactgaacatttGAAACTTGTTGCAATTATGTCATGATTTAAGATAAATAACCAGAAGCACAAGGTTGGAAACCTAGCCTCCATAATTCACGTGTGGTTGTGACTGAAAACAGGCAGGATATGCTTTTATGGATCACAGATGATTTGAAAACCTGTTAATGAGCTGGTCTCTTAACAATGTTGTATTTCTCTACTCTTTCTACAAATGCAATTCTGTACAAAAGAAATGTTGATATACATACAGTGCATAATTGATTGTGTTGGTTGTAATGTGCTATAATATCAGTATTGAAGATTAgccatacatttttaatgagagTAATGCTAATCTAGGGCAATTATTGTTTTCATGTAGTGAATGTGCAATAGAGCTTTAGTGACTAAAGACATGAAAGTCAATGTTTATGAAAGAAGACATGAATGTTACTTATCTGCTGCTGAAAGATAAATATGTTGATAAAAGGtataatattgtgttttatatgACAATGTGTGACAACCAAAGCAATAATGACTTGCATTGCTGGCAGgttttaaaaaacagaaaaagtaGGGAACCAATACCTAATCAAAggattttttatataaaactgtGACACTAGCTATCACAATAAAACTTAACAGCGATTGAAAATATCATATGCAGTGtgctttaaaaatgatttatagcTCGTCTTTGTATTTAGGTCTGTGTGGACACAGCtcattttaaaatgcttgttTGACACCATATTATATTTTCTAATTGTATTTAGGTCTgcaacatattttcatatttcatttagATAATTGTATTTGAATCACATCATAAATTATGTAATCCTGACAGATAACATTCCAAAGTGATACATCATACATCTATTTGACATATTCAACGTGCTGTATATTTAAAGAGAAAATTCATTAATTTTAGACTGTAAATAGTTGTCACTGAGAtcatccagaaaaaaaaagactgtctGGCTGGACTAATTAAAATCTATGACTCTAGTTTGTGTAAACAGAGCATCGACTGGACACAAGAGATCCAATGAGAGGATTCGGTTTTGTTCTACTGAAAGTCAAATTTCACCCTGAGGGAATTTTCCACATTATCCAATGACATGTCCTCTTTACTAGGGAGACGGGATGGGGGGACAGCTTAATTACTTAATTTGCCATCAGATGCTTAATGAACAATCAGAAAACAAACAGATAATTAaatacgatagatagatagatagatagatagatagatagatagatagatagatagatagatagatagataatctgAGCTACAAGATGAGGTACTTAAGGAAATATGAACCAGCTGTTGCAGTGAAAGTTATTAACGGAGCAGTATCCGTTCAGGTGTGGTCAATTTAATCTCTAATGTCTGTGAGATTAGGATTATCCCTCTATCATGTTCTGCAGGGGAATCTATGACGCATAGTTTCACAGGGCAGTGAGTCAATGGGTTTTAGTTCAAGCCTAGTGAGTTTAAGAATTTGCATCAATATGTTTCTCATTCTTACAGTATATTTGAATCagtcaggatttaaaaaaaaatcagatttttgttTGCAGTGAGTTTGACCCTAAAACCATGTAGGTTAGCCCACGTGAGGCCCACAGCAGCTTTGCCCTTTGGGCACTATGTAGGTTTTCAGTGGGCAACCCCACTGcagtttataatttattattttttttattattttctttttttcatctacatgcaaatgttgcattaaaattatatttttgtgacaatgacagttaaatgtaaacaataaattgtCCATAACAAAACTGTAATATATTCTACAGCTCATCAAATACTTAACTAAAACGGCACAATGTCAACAAGAGAACCACTTGGTTTGTAGCTGTTTTCAGACAAAGTCAGACAGATTATATATTTGAACATATTACAGTAGTTCAAACCCCAGTTAGACCTAATTGGAACACCCAataatgcacaaacacacacacacacatatatatatatatatatatatatacagtacagaccaaaagtttggacacaccaaagtttggacacaccttctcattcaaagagttttctttattttcatgactatgaaaattgtagagtcacactgaaggcatcagggctatttgaccaagaaggagagtgatgaggtgctgtgccagatgacctggcctccacagtcaccggacctgaacccaatcgagatggtttaggggtgagctggaccgcagacagaaggaaaaagggccaacaagtgctaagcatctctcgaggaactccttcaagactgttggaagaccatttcaggtgactacctcttgaagctcatcaagagaatgccaagatgatgatgatgatgcattttatttataatgcgct
The sequence above is a segment of the Carassius carassius chromosome 9, fCarCar2.1, whole genome shotgun sequence genome. Coding sequences within it:
- the kcnj2b gene encoding inward rectifier potassium channel 2, whose protein sequence is MGSVRTHRYSIVSSEEGGMKLSPIAMQNGYGNGNVGGKVHMQQQEQTRFVNKDGHCNVQFINMSEKGQRYLADIFTTCVDIRWRWMMVLFCLSFLLSWLLFGVIFWLIALLSGESENQEQICISNVDSFTAAFLFSVETQTTIGYGYRYVTEDCSIAVFMVVFQSILGCIIDAFIIGAVMAKMAKPKKRNETLVFSHYATIAMRDGKLCLMWRVGNLRKSHLVEAHVRAQLLKSRTTAEGEFIPLDQIDIDVGFDTGIDRIFLVSHITIVHEISEDSPFYDMSKQELESSGLEIVVILEGMVEATSMTTQCRSSYVTSEILWGHLFEPVLFEEKNHYKVDYSRFENTYEVLSTPQCSARDLAKKKYVRSSSNSFCYENEVAFMDKEETEDDDDDDDDKDQKNIRRDSMLLEGSNIDDVKSTVSSQDSLPLQLKPSRQQPEL